In a genomic window of Pelotomaculum thermopropionicum SI:
- a CDS encoding Uncharacterized protein (involved in DNA repair) — protein sequence MAVNSGEILFVKAVKDGIPNRDPLNDSDARRIFGEDDGRISLSDVSIKRDVRDYVLAKYPDGGGKGGSYYVFCREERTPDGKLLGRDRLAEAILERAGRKDHPDKPAALLESAFDMRVFGAVFSVSKKSFHKTGPVQFGWAHSLHPVETRYVQGTVVMPSRDVSDAGEDEGKEQGTIWTTYTLPFAVFAMPGVINASIAEETKMSEDDLELLLEGLWKGTLHRQARGRGIQQPLLLIHVEYKDRFFRIGYLEEYLNLEPGREAWLGGQPPTSLEEVTLDISKLAGLIGSNSPHCDKIARVRWIKTPGLKTKGELPGEELKMW from the coding sequence ATGGCAGTTAACAGTGGGGAAATTTTGTTTGTCAAGGCTGTGAAGGACGGGATACCAAACCGGGACCCCTTGAATGACTCCGACGCCAGGCGCATTTTCGGTGAGGACGACGGCAGGATATCCCTTTCCGACGTCAGCATTAAAAGGGACGTGCGGGACTATGTATTGGCCAAATACCCGGACGGGGGCGGTAAGGGCGGCAGCTACTACGTTTTCTGCCGGGAAGAGAGAACGCCCGATGGCAAGCTGCTGGGGCGGGACCGGCTGGCGGAGGCCATTTTGGAAAGGGCGGGCCGCAAGGATCACCCGGACAAGCCTGCTGCCTTACTGGAGTCTGCCTTCGATATGCGGGTTTTTGGTGCCGTTTTCAGTGTGTCCAAAAAGAGTTTTCATAAGACCGGCCCGGTTCAGTTTGGCTGGGCACATTCCCTGCACCCGGTGGAAACCAGGTATGTCCAGGGAACGGTGGTCATGCCTAGTCGTGACGTTAGTGATGCCGGTGAAGATGAAGGGAAAGAACAGGGTACCATCTGGACCACTTACACTCTGCCCTTTGCCGTCTTTGCCATGCCGGGAGTGATCAATGCCTCCATAGCGGAAGAGACTAAAATGAGCGAGGACGACCTGGAGCTGCTGCTGGAGGGACTCTGGAAGGGCACATTGCACAGGCAGGCCCGCGGCCGGGGCATTCAGCAGCCTCTCTTGTTAATTCACGTGGAATATAAAGACAGGTTTTTCCGCATCGGTTACCTGGAGGAATACCTCAACCTGGAGCCGGGGCGAGAGGCCTGGCTTGGTGGACAGCCGCCCACATCCCTGGAGGAAGTGACCCTGGATATTTCAAAATTAGCCGGCCTCATCGGCAGTAACAGCCCTCACTGCGACAAGATTGCCAGGGTGCGCTGGATAAAAACTCCAGGCTTAAAGACAAAAGGTGAATTGCCGGGGGAAGAGTTGAAAATGTGGTAG
- a CDS encoding uncharacterized conserved protein codes for MLDKTRRKALFWSVPEDVLENPDFATWRTKTILCEGLAGDISLLDKQHIEQALAQRFLPVRIKKLWSEYFESEAERKESDMKLTALQKKTLKIFSRVNKHGDFYFTGGTALAVCYLRHRESDDLDFFTGEPTSLNPTARDFEKTLRSAGLNVQIERRQATFVRFLIEQELKVDMALDAPFRLKPPVQSNIEGIKVPVDDLEDIAANKMLALFGRAEPRDFVDVYFLAKEYFDFMEMVQMAAKKDTGFDLYWLAAAMQEAEKISLLPVKMHKPFDLSDMKNFFKEQRLKLLRRIVEQKNN; via the coding sequence ATGCTAGACAAAACCCGCCGAAAAGCCCTTTTCTGGAGCGTGCCTGAAGATGTTTTAGAAAACCCGGATTTTGCCACGTGGCGGACTAAAACAATCCTTTGCGAGGGACTGGCAGGCGACATCAGCCTGCTTGACAAACAGCATATCGAACAGGCTCTCGCCCAAAGATTTCTTCCTGTTCGTATCAAAAAACTCTGGTCCGAGTATTTTGAATCCGAAGCGGAAAGAAAGGAATCCGATATGAAACTTACCGCGCTTCAGAAAAAAACTCTCAAAATTTTTTCCAGGGTTAACAAACATGGTGATTTTTACTTCACCGGAGGTACTGCTCTCGCCGTTTGTTACCTCCGCCACCGGGAGTCGGATGACCTGGATTTCTTTACCGGTGAACCCACTTCTCTCAACCCAACAGCGCGGGATTTCGAAAAAACTTTGCGTTCAGCGGGGCTGAATGTACAGATTGAAAGACGGCAGGCCACCTTCGTCAGGTTCTTGATCGAACAAGAGCTAAAAGTAGACATGGCCCTGGATGCCCCCTTCCGGCTCAAGCCGCCGGTACAATCAAACATCGAAGGAATCAAGGTGCCCGTGGACGACCTGGAAGATATTGCGGCCAATAAAATGCTGGCACTCTTCGGCCGGGCCGAGCCCCGTGATTTTGTCGACGTTTATTTTTTGGCAAAAGAATACTTCGACTTCATGGAGATGGTACAAATGGCGGCGAAAAAAGACACCGGCTTTGATTTGTACTGGCTTGCCGCGGCCATGCAGGAGGCGGAGAAAATAAGCCTGCTGCCGGTTAAAATGCACAAACCGTTCGACCTCTCAGACATGAAAAATTTCTTCAAAGAACAGCGACTCAAGTTACTCAGGCGTATCGTTGAACAAAAGAACAATTAA
- a CDS encoding Uncharacterized protein (predicted to be involved in DNA repair (RAMP superfamily)), with the protein MHAYLKMRMDPSSPAIPIHYNYLIQAAIYAVLPEEMAARLHNEGFAAGKRSFKMFSFSRLMGRFILDKTAGTISFPEEISFVITSPDMGFFLALINNLLTRGQIQVGQSLLLIDEIRFDEQVADGEVLTVRTLSPVVAYSTLLRPEGGKYTCYYQPGEGEFDKLITANLAKKYEAFYRSRPPEGNVRARPLDRPRLHVTTYKGTVVKGYTCRLKLNGPRELLQMALDAGLGGKGSQGYGCVEKVVGRKGSQ; encoded by the coding sequence TTGCATGCATACCTGAAAATGAGAATGGATCCGTCTTCGCCGGCCATACCCATTCATTACAATTATCTAATCCAGGCCGCCATTTATGCCGTGCTGCCGGAAGAAATGGCCGCACGTCTTCATAATGAGGGTTTTGCCGCCGGCAAACGCAGCTTTAAAATGTTTTCTTTTTCGAGGCTGATGGGCCGGTTTATCCTGGATAAAACGGCGGGAACAATTAGTTTTCCCGAAGAAATATCTTTCGTGATTACTTCCCCGGATATGGGATTTTTCCTGGCTCTGATCAATAATTTGCTCACCAGGGGTCAAATTCAGGTCGGGCAATCGCTGCTGTTGATTGACGAAATCCGTTTTGACGAGCAGGTGGCGGACGGCGAGGTTTTGACCGTGCGCACCCTTTCCCCGGTGGTGGCCTACAGCACCCTCCTGCGTCCGGAAGGCGGCAAGTACACCTGTTATTACCAGCCGGGAGAGGGGGAGTTCGACAAATTGATCACAGCCAACCTGGCCAAAAAATACGAGGCCTTCTACCGTAGCCGGCCGCCGGAAGGAAACGTCCGGGCGCGCCCCCTGGACCGGCCCCGCCTGCACGTGACTACGTACAAGGGCACCGTGGTGAAGGGCTACACCTGCCGCCTGAAGCTCAACGGTCCCCGGGAACTGCTGCAGATGGCCCTGGACGCCGGCCTTGGGGGCAAGGGGAGCCAGGGGTACGGGTGCGTGGAGAAGGTGGTGGGACGGAAGGGGAGCCAGTAG
- a CDS encoding Uncharacterized protein (predicted to be involved in DNA repair (RAMP superfamily)) — MQLTVTFHAPSEVAVPVHYGVLLQGLIYRQMQNPALRRYLHEHGFPLEKRRFKLFTFSRLMGRSARFDRAGGSIVFVPPLQLVICSPISFILQELGNGFLQQGQVRLGDARLEVKEMAAASPRVSSSSIRVRMLSPVVMYSTAGAENGRSYTYYYSPFEPRFAELIGANLAKKHLLIHGRRAEADGFDIRPAEVREKDFKITRYKDTIVKGWLGEYYLNGDPELLQVALDAGLGAKNSQGYGCCELVI; from the coding sequence TTGCAACTCACCGTTACCTTCCACGCCCCGTCCGAGGTGGCCGTTCCGGTACACTACGGCGTCCTGCTGCAGGGTTTGATCTACCGGCAGATGCAAAACCCTGCCCTGCGCCGCTACCTGCACGAGCATGGCTTTCCCCTGGAAAAACGGCGCTTTAAGCTGTTCACTTTTTCCCGCCTGATGGGCAGGTCGGCCCGCTTCGACCGGGCCGGTGGCTCAATAGTTTTTGTACCGCCCCTGCAGCTGGTCATTTGCTCTCCCATTTCCTTTATCCTGCAGGAACTGGGCAACGGCTTCCTGCAGCAGGGGCAGGTCCGCCTTGGCGATGCCAGGCTGGAGGTGAAGGAGATGGCCGCGGCCAGCCCCCGGGTGAGCTCCAGCTCCATCCGGGTGAGAATGCTTTCTCCGGTGGTCATGTACAGCACGGCCGGAGCGGAAAACGGGCGTTCCTATACTTACTACTATTCCCCCTTCGAGCCGCGCTTTGCGGAACTCATCGGTGCCAACCTGGCAAAAAAGCACCTGCTGATTCACGGGCGCCGGGCGGAAGCAGACGGCTTCGATATAAGGCCGGCGGAGGTCAGGGAAAAAGACTTCAAGATAACCCGCTACAAGGACACCATCGTCAAGGGGTGGCTGGGCGAGTACTACTTGAACGGGGACCCGGAACTGCTGCAGGTGGCCCTGGATGCCGGCCTGGGGGCAAAAAATTCCCAGGGCTACGGCTGCTGTGAGCTGGTCATATAG
- a CDS encoding Uncharacterized protein (predicted to be involved in DNA repair (RAMP superfamily)): protein MSSRRNCLVNLSLKEASTTNAGLWLDKFIRNQAEDDKKSRRLLVDDVAGIKEPDEYSLWFKRWEGTLLNYGAQCRVAEVLGRMAVGLGEESVLETSVALHHTYGVPYIPGSAIKGMAASFARQYLGDDWQVDNPAYKTVFGDTDNAGYIIFFDALPLPGTGHSYPDVITVHHKDYYKKGNLPPADWDSPNPVPFLSATGKYLVAVAGPAAWTNAVFEILQYAFLELGVGAKTSSGYGRLKLKPAPIVTDKDQEKADQLIGQIKALKNPEVAGRIHAFYEQWKSIEINAEQKRRIAEAIIAKVKEAGREKQSREKSWYKDLLASLVD, encoded by the coding sequence ATGAGCAGCAGGCGGAACTGTCTCGTTAACTTGAGCTTAAAAGAGGCATCTACAACCAATGCGGGGCTCTGGCTGGACAAATTCATCCGCAATCAGGCCGAAGACGATAAGAAGAGCCGCCGCTTGCTGGTCGACGACGTGGCTGGCATAAAAGAGCCGGATGAATACTCGCTCTGGTTCAAACGCTGGGAGGGAACGCTGCTTAATTATGGCGCACAATGCCGGGTGGCGGAAGTTTTGGGACGTATGGCTGTGGGCCTGGGTGAGGAGAGCGTCCTGGAAACATCGGTTGCCCTGCACCACACGTATGGTGTGCCTTATATACCGGGCAGCGCCATCAAAGGAATGGCCGCCAGTTTTGCCCGTCAATACCTGGGAGATGACTGGCAAGTGGATAATCCCGCGTATAAAACGGTTTTTGGCGACACAGACAATGCCGGCTATATCATTTTTTTCGACGCGCTGCCCTTGCCGGGGACCGGTCATTCGTATCCTGACGTGATCACTGTCCATCACAAGGATTATTACAAAAAGGGCAACCTGCCGCCGGCTGACTGGGACAGTCCTAACCCGGTTCCGTTTCTTTCGGCCACGGGCAAATACCTGGTGGCGGTAGCGGGCCCTGCTGCCTGGACAAACGCAGTATTTGAAATTCTGCAATATGCCTTTCTTGAGCTGGGGGTAGGAGCAAAAACATCCAGCGGTTACGGACGGTTAAAGTTGAAACCAGCTCCTATTGTCACGGATAAAGATCAAGAGAAAGCTGATCAATTAATTGGCCAGATCAAGGCGTTAAAGAATCCGGAGGTTGCCGGGCGGATCCATGCATTTTACGAGCAGTGGAAAAGTATTGAGATAAATGCGGAGCAAAAGCGCCGCATAGCAGAAGCTATTATAGCCAAAGTGAAAGAGGCCGGCCGGGAAAAACAGTCAAGAGAAAAGTCCTGGTATAAAGATTTGCTGGCGAGTCTTGTTGACTGA
- a CDS encoding Uncharacterized protein (predicted to be involved in DNA repair), whose amino-acid sequence MLTRNQEYAARIYQQVKQLADKEDKDKCKKYGSMSHRLPVLIRTAGLAQALAFVEARGDAGGKKLLEDIAIVLDFKGKEALLESSRGAELPEYMLLTRKVLAALTWYKRFAQSVLSVESGAAEEDGTK is encoded by the coding sequence GTGCTGACCCGCAACCAGGAGTATGCCGCCAGGATTTATCAACAGGTGAAACAACTGGCAGATAAAGAAGACAAGGACAAGTGCAAAAAGTACGGCTCCATGTCGCACAGGCTGCCGGTGCTCATCCGCACGGCGGGACTGGCCCAGGCGCTTGCGTTTGTAGAAGCCAGGGGTGATGCCGGCGGGAAAAAACTGCTTGAAGACATTGCAATTGTTTTAGATTTTAAAGGAAAAGAAGCCTTACTTGAGTCCAGCCGTGGGGCTGAACTCCCTGAATACATGCTCCTGACACGCAAAGTTCTTGCCGCCTTGACCTGGTACAAGCGGTTTGCCCAGTCGGTGCTGAGTGTGGAGTCGGGCGCGGCGGAGGAGGACGGAACCAAATGA
- a CDS encoding Uncharacterized protein (predicted to be involved in DNA repair (RAMP superfamily)), protein MEARMLFLLALSPLHAGTGQGAGAIDLPVAREKATGLPYLPGSSLKGVLRDECKNSETRKKVFGPDKDSAHEHAGSVQFSDQRLLLLPVRSLKGTFAWVTSPYILRRCLRDAENVIGFDKIPEISLPGSIGNCHVTNDECTITLDDQKVIFEDLDFTAVPDENVRAWAEWIGKRIFPGDTDWQKMLAARFCVVHDDVMGFLLETATEVFARIRLREDAKTVENNALWYEEALPAETILSGLVFATTVKAGPGEVFNTLEGLMKKPLQLGGKATVGRGLCRLQMAGGGISCADPQPGVCRQDLSTGETTGR, encoded by the coding sequence ATGGAAGCACGCATGCTTTTCTTACTAGCGCTTTCCCCCCTGCACGCGGGAACCGGGCAGGGCGCCGGGGCGATCGATCTCCCGGTGGCCCGCGAAAAGGCTACAGGCCTGCCTTATCTTCCCGGCTCTTCTCTGAAAGGAGTGCTGCGCGACGAATGCAAGAACAGCGAGACACGGAAAAAAGTTTTTGGTCCTGACAAAGACAGCGCCCACGAACATGCCGGCTCGGTCCAGTTTTCGGACCAGCGGTTGCTCCTGCTGCCAGTCCGGAGCCTTAAGGGAACGTTTGCGTGGGTCACCTCGCCTTACATTTTGCGCCGCTGTCTTCGGGATGCAGAAAATGTTATTGGTTTTGATAAAATACCGGAAATTTCTCTTCCCGGTTCTATAGGCAACTGCCATGTAACTAATGATGAGTGCACGATTACGCTGGATGATCAGAAGGTCATTTTTGAGGACCTGGATTTTACCGCCGTGCCAGATGAAAATGTGCGTGCGTGGGCTGAATGGATTGGCAAGCGAATTTTCCCGGGTGACACTGACTGGCAGAAGATGCTGGCCGCGCGTTTTTGTGTCGTGCATGACGATGTGATGGGCTTCCTGCTTGAAACCGCAACTGAAGTCTTTGCCCGCATAAGATTGCGCGAAGATGCCAAAACGGTGGAAAACAACGCCCTCTGGTATGAGGAAGCCCTGCCGGCAGAGACAATTCTTTCAGGGCTGGTTTTCGCAACCACGGTGAAGGCAGGACCGGGGGAAGTATTTAATACCCTTGAAGGATTAATGAAAAAACCGCTGCAGTTGGGCGGCAAGGCGACGGTCGGGCGCGGCCTGTGCCGCCTGCAGATGGCAGGAGGTGGAATTAGCTGTGCTGACCCGCAACCAGGAGTATGCCGCCAGGATTTATCAACAGGTGAAACAACTGGCAGATAA